One Phaseolus vulgaris cultivar G19833 chromosome 11, P. vulgaris v2.0, whole genome shotgun sequence genomic window carries:
- the LOC137837184 gene encoding uncharacterized protein has translation MSGKDRRLALLELAKRRGTKGTGSSSSTTELIAAPPLSVAPAEGPEQGRKRKRLVKASTSLAAAAASTEEESSGSPLIHRQRKMPAVDGASSLQPGEIEVVEVEEVASNFSTAISPPAGQSPGPSAHPAGGASAQPGGPPPPLPISTATAECGGSSSRPSASGASHENFSRVITLVRQLISNRELVEWNGDEVDTHLARQMVLSLEFSTQHRKQIALEKRVKELEHDKESLRSDFEAAQGSVELMRGMVEKARREYLAQVQETIKTEILMGQTVSSLDCAVVELRAKTSSLRQLNSQLMGELESTKEAAAAGEKKLEEAVGKLSEAKGQLEEATSSLAALTTERDAAEASKQKLEAEKADLMNVGADALTEGFELALEQIRCVLPDLDLSQFSIYHEVVDGKLIPPAP, from the exons ATGTCGGGGAAAGACAGGAGGCTAgccttgctggagcttgccaagcgTCGGGGAACAAAGggaactggctcctcttcttctactACTGAGCTCATTGCAgcccctcctctctcggtcgcgccagctgaaggccccgagcaaggaaggaaaaggaaaagactggtgaaggcttctacttcacttgctgctgctgctgcctcaaccgaagaggaaagctctggctctcctcttatacaccgCCAGAGGAAAATGCCAGCGGTCGATGGGgcttcgtctctccagcctggggagatcgaggtggtggaggtagaggaag TTGCCTCCAACTTCTCAACCGCCAtctcccccccagcaggccaatcacctggtccatctgctcatcctgctgggggtGCTTCTGCTCAACCTGGgggtccaccaccaccactgccaatCTCCACTGcaactgctgaatgtggtgggtccAGCTCACGCCCAAGCGCCTCTGGGGCCAGCCATGAAaacttcagcagggtcatcaccttggttcgacagctcattAGCAACCGGGAGCTCGTCGAATGGAACGGTGATGAGGTGGACACGCACCTGGCCAGGCAGATGGTGCTCTctctggagttttccacccaacatcgcaagcaaatagccctggagaagagggtgaaggagcttgagcacgacaaggagtcactgcgaagtgacttcgaagctgctcaAGGGTCTGTAgagctgatgcggggcatggtggaaaaagctaggagggagtacctagcgcaggtccaagagaccatcaagacggagatcttgatggggcagactgtgAGCTCTCTGGACTGCGCGGTGGTGGAGCTACGGGCCaagacctcctccctacgccaactgaattcTCAACtaatgggggagctcgagtccaccaaagagGCGGCTGCTGCTGGAGAGAAAAAACTTGAGGAGgcggtgggcaaactgtctgaagccaAGGGTCAGCTGGAAGAAGCtacctcctcccttgctgcccttaccactgagagagatgctgcggaggcctcaaagcaaaaactggaggcggagaaggctgatttgatgaacgtgggtgccgATGCCCTTACTGAaggattcgagctagcactcgagcaaatccgatgcgttctcccagacctggacctctcgcagttcagcatctatcacgaagtggtagatggaaagctcatccctcctgccccttaa